The Desulfovibrio sp. genome has a window encoding:
- the ruvB gene encoding Holliday junction branch migration DNA helicase RuvB, protein MTKPVEDTIRPNRLADFIGQDDLRSNLQVYLSSATERGKSLDHTLFYGPPGLGKTTLAQIMSSELGVNLISTSGPVLERGGDLAAILTNLGSHDILFIDEIHRMPPAVEEILYPAMEDFKLDLIIGQGPGARTVKIDLEPFTLVGATTRIGLLTSPLRDRFGVIFRLDFYSPKELATIVTRAAKILGVKLTPEAALEIGKRSRGTPRIAGRLLRRVRDFAVVSSIEVIDEELSRVALGRMDVDPHGLDQMDRKILSCLVDQFGGGPVGVKTLAVACSEEVRTLEDIYEPYLIQCGLIKRTSRGRVATAKAYQHLKTHALG, encoded by the coding sequence ATGACCAAGCCCGTAGAAGACACCATACGCCCCAACCGCCTGGCTGATTTCATCGGCCAGGACGACCTGCGCTCCAATCTGCAGGTCTATCTCTCTTCGGCAACCGAGCGGGGCAAGTCCCTGGACCACACCCTTTTCTACGGCCCGCCGGGTCTGGGAAAGACCACCCTGGCCCAGATAATGTCCTCGGAACTGGGGGTGAACCTCATCTCCACCTCGGGCCCGGTGCTGGAACGTGGCGGCGATCTGGCCGCCATTCTCACCAATCTTGGCAGCCACGACATCCTCTTCATCGACGAAATCCACCGCATGCCTCCGGCCGTTGAGGAGATCCTCTATCCGGCCATGGAGGACTTCAAGCTGGACCTCATCATCGGCCAGGGGCCCGGCGCGCGCACGGTGAAAATTGATCTCGAGCCCTTCACCCTGGTGGGGGCCACCACCCGCATCGGACTTCTCACCTCACCCCTGCGCGACCGCTTCGGCGTGATCTTCCGCCTGGATTTCTACTCGCCCAAGGAACTGGCCACCATCGTCACCCGGGCCGCCAAGATACTTGGCGTCAAGCTCACCCCGGAGGCGGCCCTGGAGATCGGCAAGCGTTCGCGGGGCACGCCCCGCATCGCCGGGCGACTTTTGCGGCGGGTGCGCGACTTCGCCGTGGTGTCCTCCATCGAGGTCATCGACGAGGAACTCTCCCGCGTGGCCCTTGGGCGCATGGACGTGGACCCGCACGGCCTGGACCAGATGGACCGCAAGATACTCTCCTGCCTGGTGGACCAGTTCGGCGGAGGCCCCGTCGGGGTGAAGACCCTGGCCGTGGCCTGCTCCGAGGAAGTGCGGACCCTGGAGGACATCTACGAGCCGTATTTGATCCAGTGCGGCCTCATTAAGCGGACATCGCGCGGGCGGGTGGCCACGGCCAAGGCCTACCAGCACCTGAAGACGCACGCGCTGGGCTGA
- the ruvC gene encoding crossover junction endodeoxyribonuclease RuvC: MASVVVLGLDPGSRNTGWGIVREQSGVLSLVDAGVIRVERLGHMDLRLGAIFEELAKLLASHKPDEAAMEDVFVSKNVSSALKLGQARGAAMACCAVAGLRVHAYEPTVVKKSLVGVGRAEKSQVAFMVAQVLGCRKPLAADASDALAVAVCHLNQRRVKRLSGEP; encoded by the coding sequence ATGGCCTCCGTGGTGGTGCTTGGCCTGGACCCCGGCTCGCGCAACACCGGCTGGGGCATCGTCCGCGAACAGTCCGGAGTGCTGTCCCTGGTTGACGCCGGGGTCATCCGGGTGGAGCGCCTGGGCCACATGGACCTGCGCCTGGGGGCCATATTCGAGGAGCTGGCCAAGCTCCTGGCCAGCCACAAGCCGGACGAGGCGGCCATGGAGGATGTGTTCGTCTCCAAGAACGTCTCCTCGGCGCTTAAGCTTGGGCAGGCCCGGGGCGCGGCCATGGCATGCTGCGCCGTTGCCGGGCTGAGAGTTCATGCCTACGAGCCCACCGTGGTGAAAAAAAGCCTGGTGGGCGTGGGCCGGGCTGAAAAGTCGCAGGTGGCCTTCATGGTCGCACAGGTGCTCGGATGCCGAAAACCGCTGGCCGCAGACGCTTCGGACGCGCTCGCCGTGGCCGTGTGCCACTTGAACCAGAGGCGCGTGAAGCGCCTCTCAGGGGAGCCATGA
- the ruvA gene encoding Holliday junction branch migration protein RuvA, which translates to MIAYLRGELLEKSEKSCLVLTASGVGYELSVSTPTAANLPGKGEETSLYVHAQTGEDGTRLFGFASGEERRAFRSLIEVPKLGPKTALSMLSCYSVADLASIAAREDVAALSQVPGIGKKSAQRMILELKYALADISASPQAVSGQTPAGSVFRDALAALVNLGYTDSQAGPILREALEAEPDLDVAQAIRACLKKIAASKA; encoded by the coding sequence ATGATCGCCTATCTTCGCGGTGAACTCCTGGAGAAATCCGAAAAGAGCTGCCTGGTCCTCACGGCCTCGGGTGTCGGCTATGAACTGAGCGTGTCCACGCCCACGGCTGCCAACCTCCCGGGCAAGGGCGAAGAGACCTCCCTGTACGTGCACGCCCAGACCGGCGAAGACGGCACCCGCCTCTTCGGCTTCGCTTCAGGCGAGGAGCGCCGGGCCTTCCGCTCGCTCATCGAGGTTCCCAAATTAGGCCCCAAGACCGCGCTTTCCATGCTTTCCTGCTACTCGGTGGCGGACCTGGCCTCCATTGCCGCGCGCGAGGACGTCGCGGCCCTGTCCCAGGTGCCCGGCATTGGCAAGAAGAGCGCCCAGCGCATGATCCTGGAACTCAAGTACGCCCTGGCTGACATCTCCGCCTCGCCCCAGGCCGTGTCCGGGCAGACCCCGGCCGGGTCCGTGTTCCGCGACGCCCTGGCGGCCCTGGTCAACTTGGGCTATACGGATTCCCAGGCCGGTCCCATCCTGCGCGAGGCCCTGGAGGCCGAACCGGACCTGGACGTGGCCCAGGCCATACGCGCCTGCTTGAAAAAGATCGCGGCCTCCAAAGCATGA